In Amycolatopsis solani, a single window of DNA contains:
- a CDS encoding ABC transporter substrate-binding protein, giving the protein MKKTLPLLAFAAALLAGCASATATGAPGQPEKLELRYQGNANSVSLPELAEDLGYFGPVKLKWVGNTISGPQDIQSAATDQTDFGGAFTGAVVKLVEAGAPVKAVVNYYGSDAKAFIGFYTKEDSPIRTARDLIGKKVGVNTAGANLEAALDTWLRGQGLSDDEIKQVQLVVIPPVNAEQALRNGQLDVAALQGILQDHALATGGVRALFSDVQAFGPYNGGPYVLRTDFIKKYPETTKVFVSAVARAIEWERTTPREEVIARFTKIVKARGRNESTETLKYWKSAGLTRGGLISDQDYTLWEPWLKQQGYLKGDKIDTSKLYTNEFNPYRDGAPAVSK; this is encoded by the coding sequence GTGAAGAAAACCCTGCCCCTGCTCGCCTTCGCCGCCGCGCTGCTCGCCGGCTGCGCTTCGGCGACGGCCACCGGTGCGCCCGGGCAACCCGAGAAGCTGGAACTGCGCTACCAGGGCAACGCCAATTCCGTGAGCCTGCCCGAACTCGCCGAAGACCTGGGCTACTTCGGCCCGGTCAAACTGAAGTGGGTCGGCAACACGATCAGCGGCCCGCAGGACATCCAGTCCGCGGCCACCGACCAGACCGACTTCGGCGGCGCCTTCACCGGCGCGGTCGTCAAGCTCGTCGAGGCCGGGGCGCCGGTCAAGGCGGTCGTCAACTACTACGGCTCCGACGCCAAGGCGTTCATCGGGTTCTACACCAAAGAGGACAGTCCGATCCGGACCGCCCGCGACCTGATCGGCAAGAAGGTCGGCGTCAACACCGCCGGGGCGAACCTCGAAGCCGCACTCGACACGTGGCTGAGGGGCCAGGGCCTCTCGGACGACGAGATCAAGCAGGTCCAGCTGGTCGTCATCCCGCCGGTCAACGCCGAGCAGGCGCTGCGCAACGGCCAGCTCGACGTCGCCGCGCTGCAGGGCATCCTGCAGGACCACGCCCTCGCCACCGGCGGCGTCCGCGCGCTCTTCAGCGACGTCCAGGCGTTCGGGCCCTACAACGGAGGGCCGTACGTGCTGCGCACCGACTTCATCAAGAAGTACCCGGAAACCACGAAGGTCTTCGTCTCGGCGGTGGCCCGCGCCATCGAATGGGAACGCACCACGCCCCGCGAAGAGGTGATCGCCCGGTTCACCAAGATCGTCAAAGCCCGTGGCCGCAACGAAAGCACGGAAACGCTGAAGTACTGGAAGAGCGCCGGCCTCACCCGTGGCGGGCTCATCTCCGACCAGGACTACACGCTCTGGGAGCCGTGGCTGAAGCAGCAGGGCTACCTCAAGGGCGACAAGATCGACACCTCGAAGCTCTACACCAACGAATTCAACCCCTACCGCGACGGCGCTCCGGCGGTGAGCAAGTGA
- a CDS encoding TetR/AcrR family transcriptional regulator: MPRSDARRNYARILEVAEAEVAAHGADASLEQIARTAGVGSATVRRHFPTRRALLDAVFRGQIDALTARAGELAGSPDPRAALLDWLTALTTYAATARGLATALVRDSSAAHACSATMTAAGDPLVRRAAEAGVVGAEVTTADLIALVTGIVLATENDPDPAGEAQRLLGLAVRGISPGR; the protein is encoded by the coding sequence GTGCCGCGGTCCGACGCCCGCCGCAACTACGCGCGCATCCTCGAAGTCGCCGAGGCCGAGGTCGCCGCGCACGGCGCGGACGCGTCCCTGGAGCAGATCGCCCGCACCGCGGGAGTGGGCTCGGCGACGGTCCGCCGCCACTTCCCGACCCGCCGCGCGCTGCTGGACGCGGTCTTCCGCGGCCAGATCGACGCGCTGACGGCCCGTGCGGGCGAGCTGGCCGGATCCCCGGACCCCCGGGCCGCGCTGCTCGACTGGCTCACGGCGCTGACGACGTACGCGGCGACCGCCCGCGGCCTGGCCACGGCCCTGGTCCGCGACTCCTCGGCGGCGCACGCCTGCTCGGCGACGATGACGGCGGCCGGCGATCCACTGGTGCGCCGCGCGGCGGAGGCGGGGGTGGTCGGCGCGGAGGTGACGACGGCGGACCTGATCGCGCTGGTGACCGGAATCGTGCTGGCCACGGAGAACGACCCCGACCCGGCGGGCGAGGCACAGCGGTTGCTGGGGCTGGCGGTGCGGGGGATCAGCCCGGGTCGCTGA
- a CDS encoding HIT family protein, producing the protein MAELKRMPATTDGGECIFCAIATGRAPAAFVHEDDDFAAIVDLRPVTTGHLLVLPRAHHADLASLPSETGSRMFAVAQTLAAALRRTDLPCEGINLFLADGSAAGQEIPHVHLHVIPRHAGDGFVMNADWRVRSREELTEVAAKVKAAL; encoded by the coding sequence ATGGCTGAACTCAAGCGCATGCCGGCGACCACCGACGGCGGCGAATGCATCTTCTGCGCCATCGCCACCGGCCGCGCGCCGGCGGCGTTCGTGCACGAGGACGACGACTTCGCCGCGATCGTCGACCTGCGCCCGGTCACCACCGGCCACCTGCTCGTCCTCCCCCGCGCGCACCACGCGGATCTGGCTTCGCTGCCGTCCGAGACCGGGAGCCGGATGTTCGCCGTCGCGCAGACGCTGGCCGCGGCCCTGCGCCGGACCGACCTCCCGTGCGAGGGCATCAACCTCTTCCTCGCCGACGGTTCGGCCGCGGGCCAGGAGATCCCCCACGTCCACCTGCACGTGATCCCCCGCCACGCCGGCGACGGCTTCGTCATGAACGCCGACTGGCGGGTGCGCAGCCGCGAGGAGCTGACCGAGGTCGCGGCCAAGGTCAAGGCGGCGCTCTAG
- a CDS encoding SRPBCC family protein encodes MEITLPADDQILITREFDAPKHLVYRVWTTPELVRRWWSGHRGTTTEVELDLRPGGRWRYVLKTDDGAEVGFHGEYREIVPDERIVYTEVFELPGVPLDSVDGPLNTVTFTALDGDRTLLRLLTVTGSKELRDTIYESGMEVGVQEQMVIIQELADSLR; translated from the coding sequence GTGGAGATCACCCTGCCGGCCGACGACCAGATCCTCATCACGCGCGAGTTCGACGCGCCCAAGCACCTCGTCTACCGCGTGTGGACCACGCCCGAGCTGGTGCGCCGCTGGTGGAGCGGCCACCGCGGGACCACCACCGAAGTCGAGCTGGACCTGCGGCCCGGCGGCCGCTGGCGCTATGTGCTGAAGACCGATGACGGGGCCGAGGTCGGCTTCCACGGCGAATACCGCGAGATCGTGCCCGACGAGCGGATCGTCTACACCGAGGTGTTCGAACTGCCGGGCGTGCCGCTCGACTCGGTGGACGGGCCGCTCAACACCGTCACCTTCACCGCCCTCGACGGCGACCGGACGCTCCTGCGGCTGCTGACCGTGACCGGCAGCAAGGAACTGCGCGACACGATCTACGAGTCCGGCATGGAGGTCGGTGTCCAGGAACAGATGGTGATCATCCAGGAGCTGGCCGACTCCCTGCGTTAG
- a CDS encoding NmrA family NAD(P)-binding protein: MSPVLVTGATGKQGGATARALLKAGIPVRALVRDPARAQAVRELGAELVVGDLYDPESLRPAVRGVRGVFSVQMPDLSDLDGDSEWVQGRNLIDAAREAGVPQFVHTSVSGAGQHRSVPGWNEGRWTSMEHYLETKTALQDRVRDAGFAHWTLLKPGFFMENFLPPSFLLPHGRLVTTIKPATELALVAVADIGAAAAAAFADPARFHRVELELASERMTMTEVAAILSRALGTELTAPDLTAAEAVAAGAPAFAVRHEWQNEVGHPARPEFARALGVPLTSFAEWAAKHLTA, from the coding sequence GTGTCCCCAGTCCTCGTCACCGGCGCCACCGGCAAGCAAGGCGGCGCCACCGCCCGCGCCCTCCTGAAGGCGGGCATCCCCGTGCGGGCGCTCGTGCGCGACCCCGCCCGCGCCCAGGCCGTCCGCGAACTCGGCGCCGAACTCGTCGTCGGCGACCTCTACGACCCCGAATCGCTCCGGCCCGCCGTGCGGGGCGTCCGAGGCGTGTTCTCCGTGCAGATGCCAGACCTGAGCGACCTCGACGGCGACTCCGAGTGGGTCCAGGGCCGCAACCTGATCGACGCCGCGCGCGAGGCGGGCGTGCCGCAGTTCGTGCACACGTCGGTTTCCGGCGCCGGGCAGCACCGGTCCGTGCCGGGCTGGAACGAAGGCCGCTGGACGTCGATGGAGCACTACCTCGAGACGAAGACCGCGCTGCAGGACCGCGTCCGCGACGCCGGGTTCGCGCACTGGACGCTGCTCAAGCCGGGGTTCTTCATGGAGAACTTCCTGCCGCCGTCGTTCCTGCTGCCCCACGGGCGGCTCGTCACGACCATCAAGCCGGCCACCGAACTCGCGCTCGTCGCGGTGGCCGACATCGGTGCCGCGGCGGCCGCGGCGTTCGCCGACCCGGCGCGCTTCCACCGCGTCGAACTGGAACTGGCGAGCGAGCGCATGACCATGACCGAGGTGGCCGCGATCCTGTCGCGCGCGCTGGGTACCGAACTGACCGCGCCGGACCTGACCGCGGCCGAAGCCGTGGCCGCCGGGGCGCCCGCGTTCGCCGTGCGGCACGAGTGGCAGAACGAGGTCGGCCACCCCGCCCGGCCCGAGTTCGCCCGCGCCCTCGGCGTTCCGCTGACGTCGTTCGCCGAGTGGGCGGCGAAGCACCTGACAGCCTGA
- a CDS encoding DUF2945 domain-containing protein encodes MSKDFKKGDRVRWDAGNQSSVGTVEEKITGNTHAGKREVKASPDEPQYLVRSEKSGKTAVHHPDKLHRA; translated from the coding sequence ATGAGCAAGGACTTCAAGAAGGGTGACCGCGTCCGCTGGGACGCGGGCAACCAGAGTTCGGTCGGGACGGTCGAGGAGAAGATCACCGGGAACACCCATGCGGGCAAGCGCGAGGTGAAGGCGTCGCCGGACGAGCCGCAGTACCTCGTGCGGAGCGAGAAGTCCGGGAAGACCGCCGTGCACCACCCGGACAAGCTGCACCGGGCCTAG
- a CDS encoding ROK family transcriptional regulator, with protein MTARADAPQRTDARGARRTASASAVLRAVLDGGPIARSTIARRTGLSAAAVSGHSAELLQRGLLRELPETEKRVGRPHVPVDLDTGRHVAGALHLAVHHATVALLDVRGNVLVQHEEPHDGLAAEDLLARAAEILDDLLLGYAPDREPLGLGVATGGWVDRASGTVVEHPLLGWRDVPVRDLLAASTGLTVAVDGHARSLVHAEQLFGHPRARDSVVQLFTGNVVDAAFATGGTVHHGPRSAAGAVAHLPVDGSAEACRCGRSGCLEATVSEATLARRAAESGLIARPDFPELLALAGEGDSAAVRMFHERARLIGQAAALLLDVLNPAVLVVVDRSIAGVPGCLPAIRDEVGERSRRLDSAETVVGTSFPGTELATAGGAVLLDLLYEDPLGPLLTGLSHAS; from the coding sequence ATGACGGCCCGGGCCGACGCTCCACAGAGGACGGACGCGCGCGGCGCCCGGCGCACCGCCAGTGCCAGTGCCGTCCTGCGGGCCGTGCTCGACGGGGGGCCGATCGCGCGCAGCACCATCGCGCGCCGGACCGGGTTGTCCGCCGCCGCTGTCAGTGGGCACAGTGCCGAACTGCTCCAGCGCGGTCTGCTGCGGGAGCTGCCGGAAACCGAAAAGCGCGTCGGGCGGCCGCACGTGCCCGTCGACCTCGATACCGGGCGGCACGTCGCCGGTGCGCTGCACCTCGCCGTGCACCACGCCACCGTCGCGCTGCTCGACGTGCGCGGGAACGTCCTGGTGCAGCACGAAGAACCGCACGACGGGCTGGCCGCCGAGGACCTGCTCGCGCGGGCCGCCGAGATCCTCGACGACCTCCTGCTCGGGTACGCCCCGGACCGCGAGCCGCTCGGGCTCGGGGTGGCCACCGGGGGCTGGGTCGACCGCGCGTCCGGGACGGTGGTCGAACACCCGCTGCTGGGGTGGCGGGACGTCCCGGTGCGCGACCTGCTCGCCGCGTCGACCGGACTCACCGTCGCGGTCGACGGGCACGCGCGTTCCCTGGTGCACGCCGAACAGCTCTTCGGGCACCCGCGGGCGCGGGACAGCGTCGTGCAGCTGTTCACCGGCAACGTCGTCGACGCGGCGTTCGCCACCGGCGGCACCGTGCACCACGGGCCGCGCTCGGCCGCGGGGGCGGTCGCGCACCTGCCGGTCGACGGCAGCGCCGAAGCGTGCCGGTGCGGGCGCAGCGGCTGCCTCGAAGCCACCGTTTCGGAAGCGACCCTCGCGCGCAGGGCCGCGGAAAGCGGGTTGATCGCGCGCCCGGATTTCCCGGAATTGCTCGCGCTCGCCGGAGAAGGCGATTCCGCGGCGGTGCGGATGTTCCACGAGCGCGCCCGGCTCATCGGGCAGGCGGCGGCCTTGCTGCTCGACGTCCTCAACCCGGCCGTGCTCGTGGTGGTCGACCGCAGCATAGCGGGCGTGCCCGGCTGCCTTCCCGCCATCCGGGACGAGGTCGGCGAACGCTCCCGCCGCCTTGACAGCGCGGAAACCGTTGTGGGCACGAGCTTCCCGGGCACCGAGCTGGCCACCGCGGGCGGTGCGGTCCTGCTCGACCTCCTCTACGAAGACCCGCTCGGTCCGCTCCTCACCGGACTCTCCCACGCTTCGTGA
- a CDS encoding ArsR/SmtB family transcription factor yields the protein MARAATTTDTFNAVAEPRRRQILDVLRDGERSVGDLVDLLGLAQPQVSKHLRVLREVGAVDVRGDGRQRLYRLNGPALKPIHDWVRQYERTWAERFGLMDDVLEELKEQEH from the coding sequence GTGGCAAGAGCAGCGACGACCACCGACACCTTCAACGCCGTCGCCGAACCGCGGCGGCGGCAGATCCTCGACGTCCTCCGTGACGGCGAGCGTTCCGTCGGCGACCTCGTCGACCTGCTGGGCCTGGCGCAGCCGCAGGTGTCGAAGCACCTGCGGGTGCTGCGGGAGGTGGGCGCGGTCGACGTGCGCGGTGACGGCCGCCAGCGGCTTTACCGGCTGAACGGGCCCGCGCTCAAGCCGATCCACGACTGGGTCCGGCAGTACGAGCGGACGTGGGCGGAGCGGTTCGGCCTGATGGACGACGTCCTCGAAGAACTCAAGGAACAGGAGCACTGA
- a CDS encoding DNA glycosylase AlkZ-like family protein — protein MVRRYLRAFGPASVADVQAWSGLTKLREVVARMALRTFRAESGELLYDVEDGLLPDEDVPAPVRFLPEYDNVLLSHADRSRVLPPGRRVPLPPGNGASRGTLLVDGFYRADWRVHDGALHVTEHDRLTPRERTEVMEEGERLLEFLGAGAGGVRRRRPGTRWSGGVR, from the coding sequence GTGGTGCGGCGGTACCTGCGTGCGTTCGGCCCGGCTTCGGTCGCGGATGTGCAGGCGTGGTCGGGACTGACGAAGCTGCGGGAGGTCGTGGCGCGGATGGCGCTGCGGACGTTCCGCGCGGAGTCCGGCGAGCTGCTGTACGACGTCGAGGACGGTCTGCTGCCGGACGAGGACGTCCCGGCGCCGGTGCGGTTCCTACCGGAGTACGACAACGTCCTGCTCTCCCACGCCGACCGGTCCCGGGTGCTGCCGCCGGGCCGGCGGGTGCCGCTCCCGCCGGGCAACGGCGCGTCGCGGGGAACGCTGCTGGTGGACGGCTTCTACCGGGCGGACTGGCGCGTGCACGACGGCGCCCTGCACGTCACCGAGCACGACCGGCTCACCCCGCGCGAGCGCACGGAGGTCATGGAAGAGGGCGAGCGGCTGCTGGAGTTCCTCGGCGCCGGTGCCGGAGGAGTACGGCGGCGTCGTCCGGGTACCCGCTGGTCAGGAGGTGTCCGATGA
- a CDS encoding helix-turn-helix transcriptional regulator: MLQTSARLLRLLSLLETRRDWTGADLAERLGVTTRTVRTDVGKLRELGYPVEAAPGVQGGYRLGAGAHLPPLLLDDDEAVAVAVGLRTATGVSGIAETSVRALAKLEQVLPSRLRHRVQALQAATVAVPGAGPAVDAGVLTAISAAIRASERLRFDYTSHHREASRRDVEPHRLVSWGRRWYLVAWDTARDDWRTFRVDRMTPKVPNGPRFAPRDPPEGDVAQFVQRSAGAATWRFHARVRLHAPAEHVRARLPIAVDVTPDGPDHCVAEVGSDNAQTLGLYLGMLEVDFEVLDAPELAAELAKTGERFLRAANAGSRPAPG, translated from the coding sequence ATGTTGCAGACCTCCGCCCGCCTGCTCCGGCTGCTCTCGCTGCTCGAAACGCGGCGCGACTGGACCGGCGCCGACCTCGCCGAGCGGCTGGGCGTCACCACGCGCACCGTCCGCACCGACGTCGGCAAGCTGCGCGAGCTCGGCTACCCGGTCGAGGCCGCGCCCGGCGTCCAGGGCGGTTACCGGCTCGGCGCCGGCGCGCACCTGCCACCGCTGCTCCTGGACGACGACGAAGCCGTCGCCGTCGCGGTCGGTCTCCGGACGGCGACGGGCGTGTCCGGCATCGCCGAGACGTCGGTGCGCGCGCTCGCCAAGCTCGAACAGGTCCTGCCGTCCCGGCTGCGGCACCGGGTCCAGGCCCTGCAGGCCGCGACCGTCGCGGTGCCCGGCGCCGGCCCGGCCGTCGACGCCGGCGTGCTGACCGCGATCTCGGCGGCGATCCGGGCGAGCGAACGGCTGCGCTTCGACTACACGAGCCACCACCGCGAGGCGAGCCGCCGCGACGTCGAGCCGCACCGGCTGGTCAGCTGGGGACGGCGCTGGTACCTCGTCGCCTGGGACACCGCCCGCGACGACTGGCGCACGTTCCGCGTCGACCGCATGACGCCGAAGGTGCCGAACGGCCCGCGCTTCGCCCCGCGCGACCCGCCGGAGGGCGACGTCGCGCAGTTCGTCCAGCGCAGCGCGGGCGCGGCGACCTGGCGTTTCCACGCCCGGGTCCGGCTGCACGCGCCGGCGGAGCACGTCCGCGCCCGGCTGCCGATCGCCGTCGACGTGACGCCGGACGGGCCGGACCACTGCGTCGCCGAGGTCGGGTCGGACAACGCGCAGACGCTCGGGCTGTACCTGGGAATGCTCGAAGTGGACTTCGAGGTGCTCGACGCGCCGGAACTCGCCGCGGAACTGGCGAAGACGGGCGAGCGGTTCCTGCGGGCCGCTAACGCAGGGAGTCGGCCAGCTCCTGGATGA
- a CDS encoding ABC transporter ATP-binding protein, producing the protein MIAIRAVTKTFGALTALDDVSLDIADGTFLSLVGPSGSGKSTLLDLLGGLTTPTSGEVLIDGEPVRGPGLDRGVVFQQYALFPWRTARANVEFGLEGGPLGKRQRADRAREFLDLVGLSGFEDRYPHELSGGMKQRVAIARSLAYDPAVLLMDEPFAALDAQTREQLQEELLRIWRRTGKTIVFITHGIDEAVYLGQRVAVLTSRPGRLKAVVDVDLGDRTGDVRSAPEFGRQRHRLWELLHDEVRKAAEHERSAVR; encoded by the coding sequence GTGATCGCCATCCGCGCGGTGACCAAGACCTTCGGCGCGCTCACCGCACTCGACGACGTCTCCCTCGACATCGCCGACGGCACGTTCCTCTCCCTCGTCGGGCCCAGCGGGTCGGGCAAGTCGACGCTGCTGGACCTCCTCGGCGGGCTCACCACCCCGACGTCCGGCGAGGTGCTCATCGACGGCGAGCCGGTGCGCGGCCCCGGCCTCGACCGCGGCGTCGTCTTCCAGCAGTACGCGCTGTTCCCGTGGCGCACCGCCCGCGCGAACGTCGAGTTCGGCCTCGAAGGCGGCCCGCTCGGGAAGCGGCAGCGCGCGGACCGGGCCCGCGAATTCCTCGACCTGGTCGGGCTTTCCGGCTTCGAGGACCGCTACCCGCACGAGCTGTCGGGCGGGATGAAGCAGCGCGTCGCGATCGCCCGCAGCCTCGCCTACGACCCGGCGGTGCTGCTGATGGACGAGCCGTTCGCCGCGCTCGACGCGCAGACCCGCGAGCAGCTGCAGGAGGAGCTGCTGCGGATCTGGCGCCGCACCGGCAAGACGATCGTGTTCATCACCCACGGCATCGACGAGGCGGTCTACTTGGGACAGCGGGTCGCCGTGCTCACCTCGCGGCCCGGGCGGCTCAAGGCCGTCGTCGACGTCGACCTCGGCGACCGCACCGGTGACGTGCGCTCCGCCCCGGAGTTCGGGCGGCAGCGCCACCGGCTCTGGGAACTGCTGCACGACGAAGTCCGCAAGGCGGCCGAACACGAACGGAGCGCGGTGCGATGA
- a CDS encoding ABC transporter permease: protein MTTTLEAPAVHTGPAAPPPEPRRLTKKLTRAVHASAAVVLFAALWELVPRFVLDESTRTFLPPLSEDLRALWELVLDGQLAEHLLASIGRSAAGFAIAVGVAVPLGLLIGWYRPVARFLQPLLELARNTAALALLPVFTLLLGIGELSKVSLVVYACVWPVLLNTIAGVHTVDPLLVKAARSLGLSSPRLFRKVILPSAVPTVFTGIRMAASYSILVLVAAEMVGAKAGLGYLINTTQVNFLIPQMYAGIIAVSLLGVLVNQGFVVLERRFSTWRPKENP from the coding sequence ATGACGACCACCCTCGAAGCCCCCGCCGTCCACACCGGACCGGCAGCGCCACCGCCCGAACCACGCCGGCTCACCAAGAAGCTCACCCGGGCGGTGCACGCGTCCGCCGCGGTCGTGCTGTTCGCGGCGCTCTGGGAGCTCGTCCCCCGGTTCGTCCTCGACGAGAGCACCCGCACGTTCCTGCCACCGCTGTCGGAAGACCTGCGAGCGCTCTGGGAACTGGTCCTCGACGGCCAGCTCGCCGAGCACCTGCTGGCCAGCATCGGCCGGTCGGCCGCCGGGTTCGCGATCGCCGTCGGCGTCGCCGTCCCGCTCGGGCTGCTGATCGGCTGGTACCGGCCGGTCGCGCGGTTCCTGCAGCCGCTGCTGGAACTCGCCCGCAACACCGCCGCGCTGGCGCTGCTCCCGGTGTTCACGCTGCTGCTGGGCATCGGCGAGCTGTCCAAGGTCAGCCTCGTGGTCTACGCCTGCGTGTGGCCCGTGCTGCTCAACACGATCGCCGGCGTGCACACCGTCGACCCGCTGCTGGTGAAGGCGGCCCGCTCGCTCGGGTTGTCGAGCCCGCGGCTGTTCCGGAAGGTGATCCTGCCGTCGGCGGTGCCGACGGTGTTCACCGGCATCCGGATGGCGGCCTCGTACTCGATCCTGGTGCTGGTGGCCGCCGAGATGGTCGGCGCGAAGGCGGGGCTCGGCTACCTGATCAACACCACCCAGGTGAACTTCCTCATCCCCCAGATGTACGCCGGGATCATCGCGGTCTCGCTGCTCGGCGTGCTCGTCAACCAGGGCTTCGTCGTGCTCGAACGACGGTTCTCGACCTGGCGTCCCAAGGAGAACCCATGA
- a CDS encoding epoxide hydrolase family protein, with amino-acid sequence MTNEIRPFRIEIPQPDLDDLHRRLAAARFADVVPGDEPDWSRGMPTEAVRELAEYWRDGFDWRAREAALNAFPQFTTEIDGQTIHFLHVRSPRADAVPLLLTHGYPSSIAEFLDVVGPLAADGPDAFHVVVPSLPGFGFSTPLSGPGWELARTTDAFAELMTRLGYDRFAAQGGDIGAGVTGRLASLYPERVIGTHVNSDRGTIALAGEQLPLPENLSPAEQSEWDTAREVWKAGRGYLDLQSHKPETIAAALTDSPVGQLAWIAEKFQAWTGDGVDRDRLLTNVSLYWFTRSGATAARFLYEAAHSAHGWLAPSDVPAGWAVFDASPVVRRIMDPEEKIAHWSEFATGGHFAALEEPELLVADVRAFFRGLRP; translated from the coding sequence ATGACGAACGAAATCCGCCCCTTCCGCATCGAGATCCCGCAGCCCGACCTGGACGACCTGCACCGACGGCTCGCCGCCGCCCGCTTCGCCGACGTCGTGCCCGGCGACGAGCCGGACTGGTCCCGCGGCATGCCCACCGAAGCCGTCCGCGAGCTGGCCGAGTACTGGCGCGACGGGTTCGACTGGCGGGCGCGGGAAGCGGCGCTCAACGCGTTCCCGCAGTTCACGACCGAGATCGACGGGCAGACCATCCACTTCCTGCACGTCCGGTCGCCGCGCGCCGACGCCGTGCCGCTGCTGCTCACCCACGGCTACCCCAGCTCGATCGCCGAATTCCTCGACGTCGTCGGCCCGCTCGCCGCGGACGGCCCGGACGCCTTCCACGTCGTCGTCCCGTCCCTGCCCGGCTTCGGGTTCTCGACGCCGCTGAGCGGACCGGGCTGGGAGCTGGCCCGGACGACGGACGCGTTCGCGGAGTTGATGACGCGCCTGGGCTACGACCGGTTCGCCGCGCAGGGTGGCGACATCGGCGCGGGCGTCACCGGGCGGCTCGCTTCGCTCTACCCGGAGCGCGTCATCGGCACGCACGTCAACAGCGACCGCGGGACGATCGCGCTGGCGGGGGAGCAGCTTCCCTTGCCGGAGAACCTGTCGCCGGCCGAACAGTCCGAATGGGACACCGCGCGCGAGGTGTGGAAAGCCGGCCGCGGCTACCTGGATCTCCAGTCGCACAAGCCCGAAACGATCGCGGCCGCGCTCACCGACTCCCCGGTCGGGCAGCTGGCTTGGATCGCGGAGAAGTTCCAGGCGTGGACCGGCGACGGCGTCGACCGCGACCGGCTGCTGACGAACGTGAGCCTCTACTGGTTCACCCGCAGCGGCGCGACCGCGGCCCGGTTCCTGTACGAGGCCGCGCATTCCGCGCACGGCTGGCTGGCGCCGTCGGACGTCCCGGCCGGCTGGGCGGTGTTCGACGCCTCGCCGGTGGTCCGGCGGATCATGGACCCGGAAGAAAAGATCGCGCACTGGTCGGAGTTCGCCACGGGTGGGCACTTCGCCGCGCTGGAGGAACCGGAGCTGCTCGTGGCCGACGTCCGCGCGTTCTTCCGGGGGCTGCGCCCGTGA